One region of Wyeomyia smithii strain HCP4-BCI-WySm-NY-G18 chromosome 3, ASM2978416v1, whole genome shotgun sequence genomic DNA includes:
- the LOC129730415 gene encoding mucin-2 isoform X2, translating to MRVTIEFETDFQGVIYSQGYYNDPNCRYVSAGEGGRTFSFTVPFNGCGSKPSCSVCSSVDNVLVIQTDEDVQEAWDTARRISCSQIEQQQNTIFFKPFVVDMLEVVNVPTATGGVECWMDIQRGSYPNISPIPSIIKIGEALSVLVYLKDTKGSYDVAVKDCYAYDSPDYDASGTRRLQLSDKNGCSRKKKLFGLWEKTTQTGNSGATLILHNNIKAFKFPDKMQVFLKCDIEICRGGCGPQVCNIEELAKAVDRTTTTTRRPAPTATLPARRGTRPPQTVPASFPTRGRRPVSTVPPRISVTEQTYTTVQPRISVTEQTYPTRAPQQRTRPTRPATRAPAYQPSTSFPPRRRTRPTISTTTEFVCTPGSTDVRCNIIVVPDEPDCSGRSLDPRCQQTQTPAPATTPAPLRCFPGSTDPRCPTTAPETTPAPPRCFPGSNDPRCPVQVSETTLRCFSGSTDPRCPTTSRPTSRPTGRGTRPPGRGTRPPRPTTEAPTYIPPVESQKTTSAPNCYPGSSDPRCPSPPISTTSRSFVEITTAPPCFPGSNDLRCRTPVLRCTPGSTDPRCPTFSRPSTRAPVPTPSAAPRCYPGSPDPQCPTTPAPPNCYPGSTDPRCPQPTTQRPLPPITPALRCFPGSTDPRCPTTASPTTPVLRCYPGSDDLRCPRISTEPATYLPPTTTPRPVPTTTAAPQCYPGSPDPRCPQTTPVTQPAPRCFPGSTDIRCPQTTTPRPTQPTTVAPRCFPGSTDPRCPTLPPTTAAPRCYPGSTDPRCPQPTTTRPLSTTTAAPRCYPGSTDPRCPTVPTTTQGPRCFPGSTDPRCPQTTTTPRPTPPTTPALRCYPGSPDLRCPQTTAAPTYLPPTTQPTVPPAPRCFPGSPDPRCPVVPSTTAAPRCYPGSTDPRCPQTTTRPTTPPPPPCYPGSKDPRCPQPTTPRPVPTTTAGPRCYFGSTDPGCPTTPKPTPPTTPALRCYPGSSDPRCPTTPRSTPSTTAAPKCYPGSTDPRCPTTPRPVQTTPALRCYPGSTDARCPTTPRPTTQPSTYLPPAPQTKAVPRCYPGSTDPSCPVQTTAKPNCYPGSNDPRCPRPVTTTPRPIPTTTAAPNCYPGSSDPRCPTTLRPAPTTTAPPRCYPGSTDPRCPTTPRPVPTTTAAPNCYPGSNDPRCPRPVSTTPALRCYPGSNDPRCPTTPRPAPTTTAAPNCYPGSNDPRCPRPVSTTPALRCYPGSNDPRCPTTPRPAPTTTAAPNCYPGSNDPRCPRPVSTTPALRCYPGSNDPRCPTTPRPVTTTAAPNCYPGSNDPRCPRPVSTTPALRCYPGSTDPRCPTTPRPVPTTTAAPNCYPGSNDPRCPRPVSTTPALRCYPGSTDPRCPTTPRSVTTTSRPVFTTPRPTTTAAPRCYPGSTDPRCPTTPRPVPTTTAAPNCYPGSNDPRCPRPVSTTPALRCYPGSNDPRCPTTPRPVTTTSRPVFTTPRATTTPAPRCYPGSTDPRCPPPPTTTRKPCYPGSPDPACPRAFVTTPPSSCYPGSLDPNCPQPYRPSSTNPPATYLPPLPAGLRLVRHLSEDTLNEINALAEQAEPVPVEEISIEEDQNATFERRKRDLPESTKEIISITLSVRGFQFAPLN from the exons ATGCGAGTGACGATTGAGTTCGAGACGGATTTCCAGGGTGTCATCTACAGTCAGGGTTACTATAACGACCCGAACTGTCGGTACGTGTCGGCAGGTGAGGGTGGACGAACGTTTTCGTTCACTGTGCCCTTCAACGGTTGCGGTAGCAAACCCTCCTGTTCCGTTTGCTCGTCGGTCGATAACGTTCTGGTGATACAAACCGACGAGGATGTTCAAGAAGCATGGGATACGGCGCGTCGTATTTCCTGCAGTCAGATCGAACAGCAACAGAACACAATTTTCTTCAAACCGTTCGTCGTGGATATGCTGGAAGTAGTGAATGTGCCAACTGCAACCGGCGGTGTTGAGTGTTGGATGGATATTCAGCGTGGTTCTTATCCCAACATCTCGCCTATACCGAGCATCATCAAGATAGGCGAAGCACTGAGTGTGTTGGTATATTTGAAGGATACCAAAGGAAGCTATGATGTTGCAGTCAAGGATTGCTACGCTTACGATAGTCCGGATTACGATGCAAGTGGCACTAGAAGACTACAACTTTCCGATAAAAACGGTTGCTCACGAAAGAAGAAGTTGTTTGGTTTATGGGAGAAAACAACCCAAACCGGAAACTCAGGAGCAACGTTGATTTTGCACAACAATATCAAAGCGTTTAAGTTTCCGGATAAAATGCAAGTCTTTTTGAAGTGTGACATCGAAATATGCCGTGGGGGTTGTGGTCCACAAGTATGCAATATCGAAGAGCTAGCCAAGGCTGTCGATAGAACAACAACTACCACACGTAGACCAGCACCGACTGCAACGTTACCAGCTCGTAGAGGAACTCGTCCACCACAAACCGTTCCCGCATCTTTCCCGACACGCGGTCGAAGGCCGGTTTCCACTGTTCCACCGCGTATTTCCGTAACAGAACAAACTTACACCACCGTTCAACCGCGTATTTCTGTAACAGAACAAACTTACCCGACAAGGGCTCCTCAGCAACGAACCCGTCCAACACGTCCCGCTACAAGGGCTCCCGCATATCAGCCATCTACATCGTTCCCTCCACGCCGTAGGACTCGTCCAACAATTTCCACCACTACTGAGTTTGTTTGCACTCCTGGATCAACTGACGTTCGGTGCAATATAATTGTTGTGCCCGACGAACCGGACTGTTCTGGAAGATCTCTAGATCCACGGTGTCAACAAACACAAACGCCCGCTCCCGCCACGACTCCTGCTCCCTTGCGGTGTTTTCCAGGCTCAACAGACCCTCGATGCCCAACTACAGCCCCGGAAACTACACCAGCACCACCTCGATGTTTCCCGGGCTCGAATGATCCACGCTGTCCTGTTCAAGTATCTGAAACAACGTTACGCTGCTTCTCTGGATCTACCGACCCCAGATGTCCCACTACATCTAGACCTACCAGTAGACCAACTGGAAGAGGAACTCGTCCACCTGGACGAGGAACCAGACCTCCACGACCAACCACCGAAGCGCCTACATATATTCCACCAGTTGAAAGTCAAAAAACAACTTCAGCTCCAAATTGCTACCCCGGATCGAGTGATCCCCGTTGCCCCTCACCACCTATTAGTACCACTTCAAGGTCGTTTGTTGAAATCACAACTGCCCCGCCTTGTTTCCCCGGATCAAACGACCTGAGATGTCGAACTCCCGTTCTTCGTTGCACTCCTGGTTCGACCGATCCACGTTGTCCTACATTTTCTCGACCATCGACTAGAGCTCCAGTACCGACTCCCTCGGCTGCACCTCGATGCTATCCTGGATCACCTGACCCACAATGTCCAACAACACCTGCACCTCCCAATTGTTATCCAGGTAGTACCGATCCTCGATGCCCTCAACCCACAACACAACGACCACTACCGCCTATCACACCTGCTCTTCGTTGCTTCCCGGGATCTACGGATCCTCGCTGCCCTACCACTGCTTCACCTACTACACCTGTATTACGGTGCTATCCTGGATCAGACGATCTAAGATGTCCTCGAATTTCAACTGAGCCAGCCACATATCTTCCACCAACTACTACTCCACGACCAgtaccaacgacaacggctgcTCCACAATGCTACCCTGGATCTCCTGACCCCAGATGTCCCCAAACAACCCCAGTTACGCAACCCGCACCACGATGTTTCCCAGGAAGTACGGATATAAGATGTCCTCAAACAACAACTCCTAGACCTACTCAACCAACAACAGTTGCTCCTAGGTGTTTCCCAG GTTCAACTGATCCTCGTTGCCCAACATTACCGCCAACAACCGCTGCTCCACGATGCTATCCTGGCTCAACCGATCCTAGATGTCCTCAACCAACAACTACTCGACCACTTTCAACGACTACCGCTGCTCCAAGATGTTATCCTG GTTCAACTGATCCGCGATGTCCAACGGTTCCTACTACAACTCAAGGTCCCCGTTGCTTCCCAGGTTCTACGGATCCTCGATGTCCACAGACTACAACAACGCCAAGGCCAACCCCACCAACGACGCCAGCGCTTCGATGCTACCCAGGCTCACCTGATCTTAGATGTCCACAAACAACAGCTGCCCCAACTTATTTACCGCCGACGACACAACCAACAGTACCACCTGCGCCCAGATGTTTTCCTG GTTCTCCTGATCCACGGTGCCCGGTCGTACCCTCAACTACTGCTGCTCCACGATGCTATCCAGGTTCTACAGACCCTCGTTGTCCTCAGACTACTACACGTCCAACGACTCCTCCTCCACCACCATGTTATCCAGGAAGCAAAGATCCCAGGTGTCCTCAACCAACCACTCCTCGACCAGTGCCAACAACTACAGCTGGTCCAAGATGCTATTTCGGTTCGACTGACCCCGGATGTCCTACAACACCCAAGCCTACACCACCAACTACACCTGCACTGCGATGCTACCCTG GTTCATCCGACCCACGTTGTCCAACTACACCTCGTTCCACGCCAAGTACCACCGCAGCTCCTAAATGTTATCCTGGTTCCACCGATCCGCGCTGCCCAACCACACCACGCCCAGTTCAGACAACGCCCGCTCTTCGGTGCTATCCTGGATCAACAGACGCACGATGTCCAACTACTCCAAGACCGACGACACAACCCTCAACATATCTTCCTCCAGCACCACAAACAAAAGCTGTTCCTAGATGCTATCCAGGCTCTACTGATCCTAGTTGTCCTGTGCAAACCACTGCAAAGCCTAACTGCTACCCAGGCAGTAATGATCCACGGTGTCCACGACCCGTAACCACTACACCTCGACCTATTCCAACTACGACCGCTGCACCAAACTGTTATCCAG gaTCTTCTGATCCAAGATGTCCAACTACACTGCGGCCTGCACCAACTACGACTGCTCCTCCAAGGTGCTATCCGGGATCAACAGATCCACGCTGTCCAACGACACCTCGTCCAGTGCCTACAACAACAGCCGCCCCGAATTGTTACCCAGGTTCCAACGACCCGCGCTGTCCACGACCAGTTTCTACCACACCAGCGCTGCGTTGCTATCCAGGCTCGAACGATCCACGCTGTCCAACGACTCCTCGTCCAGCGCCTACAACAACAGCCGCTCCGAATTGTTACCCAGGCTCCAACGATCCGCGCTGTCCACGACCAGTTTCTACCACACCAGCGCTGCGTTGCTATCCAGGCTCGAACGATCCACGCTGTCCAACGACTCCTCGTCCAGCGCCTACAACAACAGCCGCTCCGAATTGTTACCCAGGTTCCAACGATCCGCGCTGTCCACGACCAGTTTCTACCACACCAGCGCTGCGTTGCTATCCAGGCTCGAACGATCCACGCTGTCCAACGACTCCTCGTCCAGTGACAACAACGGCGGCTCCGAATTGTTACCCAGGTTCTAATGACCCACGTTGTCCACGACCAGTTTCTACCACACCAGCTTTACGTTGTTATCCGGGATCAACAGATCCACGCTGTCCAACGACGCCCCGTCCGGTACCTACAACAACGGCCGCTCCTAATTGTTACCCAGGTTCCAACGATCCGCGCTGTCCACGACCAGTTTCTACCACACCAGCTCTGCGATGCTATCCGGGATCAACAGATCCACGCTGTCCAACAACTCCTCGTTCAGTGACAACAACGTCGCGACCTGTGTTTACGACACCTCGGCCAACAACTACAGCTGCACCTCGGTGTTATCCGGGATCAACAGATCCACGCTGTCCAACGACGCCCCGTCCGGTACCTACAACAACGGCCGCTCCTAATTGTTACCCAGGTTCCAACGATCCGCGCTGTCCACGACCAGTTTCTACCACACCAGCTTTGCGTTGCTACCCAGGTTCGAACGATCCACGCTGTCCAACGACTCCTCGTCCAGTAACAACAACGTCACGACCTGTATTCACGACACCTCGGGCAACAACTACACCTGCACCTCGGTGTTATCCAGGATCCACAGATCCACGGTGTCCGCCTCCACCAACAACTACACGCAAACCTTGCTATCCTGGTTCTCCTGACCCTGCTTGTCCAAGAGCTTTCGTCACGACCCCACCATCGTCCTGCTATCCAGGTTCACTTGATCCCAACTGTCCACAACCCTACAGACCTAGCAGCACTAATCCTCCAGCTACTTATTTACCACCACTACCAGCAGGACTACGATTGGTTCGGCATTTGAGTGAGGATACGCTGAACGAAATCAACGCACTAGCTGAGCAAGCAGAACCGGTACCGGTAGAGGAAATTTCAATCGAGGAAGACCAAAACGCGACGTTCGAACGTAGAAAACGTGATCTGCCCGAAAGTACCAAGGAAATCATCTCGATTACACTCAGCGTTAGAGGATTTCAGTTTGCGCCACTGAATTGA
- the LOC129730415 gene encoding mucin-2 isoform X1, whose protein sequence is MWRSFSISSLGVILLVQVVAVLSQQSNQLASSNDTALVTSTGRKYPRQANSVALRYDHTHIETIDVTCDQKSGMRVTIEFETDFQGVIYSQGYYNDPNCRYVSAGEGGRTFSFTVPFNGCGSKPSCSVCSSVDNVLVIQTDEDVQEAWDTARRISCSQIEQQQNTIFFKPFVVDMLEVVNVPTATGGVECWMDIQRGSYPNISPIPSIIKIGEALSVLVYLKDTKGSYDVAVKDCYAYDSPDYDASGTRRLQLSDKNGCSRKKKLFGLWEKTTQTGNSGATLILHNNIKAFKFPDKMQVFLKCDIEICRGGCGPQVCNIEELAKAVDRTTTTTRRPAPTATLPARRGTRPPQTVPASFPTRGRRPVSTVPPRISVTEQTYTTVQPRISVTEQTYPTRAPQQRTRPTRPATRAPAYQPSTSFPPRRRTRPTISTTTEFVCTPGSTDVRCNIIVVPDEPDCSGRSLDPRCQQTQTPAPATTPAPLRCFPGSTDPRCPTTAPETTPAPPRCFPGSNDPRCPVQVSETTLRCFSGSTDPRCPTTSRPTSRPTGRGTRPPGRGTRPPRPTTEAPTYIPPVESQKTTSAPNCYPGSSDPRCPSPPISTTSRSFVEITTAPPCFPGSNDLRCRTPVLRCTPGSTDPRCPTFSRPSTRAPVPTPSAAPRCYPGSPDPQCPTTPAPPNCYPGSTDPRCPQPTTQRPLPPITPALRCFPGSTDPRCPTTASPTTPVLRCYPGSDDLRCPRISTEPATYLPPTTTPRPVPTTTAAPQCYPGSPDPRCPQTTPVTQPAPRCFPGSTDIRCPQTTTPRPTQPTTVAPRCFPGSTDPRCPTLPPTTAAPRCYPGSTDPRCPQPTTTRPLSTTTAAPRCYPGSTDPRCPTVPTTTQGPRCFPGSTDPRCPQTTTTPRPTPPTTPALRCYPGSPDLRCPQTTAAPTYLPPTTQPTVPPAPRCFPGSPDPRCPVVPSTTAAPRCYPGSTDPRCPQTTTRPTTPPPPPCYPGSKDPRCPQPTTPRPVPTTTAGPRCYFGSTDPGCPTTPKPTPPTTPALRCYPGSSDPRCPTTPRSTPSTTAAPKCYPGSTDPRCPTTPRPVQTTPALRCYPGSTDARCPTTPRPTTQPSTYLPPAPQTKAVPRCYPGSTDPSCPVQTTAKPNCYPGSNDPRCPRPVTTTPRPIPTTTAAPNCYPGSSDPRCPTTLRPAPTTTAPPRCYPGSTDPRCPTTPRPVPTTTAAPNCYPGSNDPRCPRPVSTTPALRCYPGSNDPRCPTTPRPAPTTTAAPNCYPGSNDPRCPRPVSTTPALRCYPGSNDPRCPTTPRPAPTTTAAPNCYPGSNDPRCPRPVSTTPALRCYPGSNDPRCPTTPRPVTTTAAPNCYPGSNDPRCPRPVSTTPALRCYPGSTDPRCPTTPRPVPTTTAAPNCYPGSNDPRCPRPVSTTPALRCYPGSTDPRCPTTPRSVTTTSRPVFTTPRPTTTAAPRCYPGSTDPRCPTTPRPVPTTTAAPNCYPGSNDPRCPRPVSTTPALRCYPGSNDPRCPTTPRPVTTTSRPVFTTPRATTTPAPRCYPGSTDPRCPPPPTTTRKPCYPGSPDPACPRAFVTTPPSSCYPGSLDPNCPQPYRPSSTNPPATYLPPLPAGLRLVRHLSEDTLNEINALAEQAEPVPVEEISIEEDQNATFERRKRDLPESTKEIISITLSVRGFQFAPLN, encoded by the exons GTAGTGGCCGTACTGAGTCAGCAATCAAACCAATTGGCCAGCAGCAATGACACCGCACTGGTCACGTCTACAGGCCGAAAGTATCCGCGCCAGGCGAACAGTGTCGCACTCCGATATGATCACACTCACATCGAGACGATCGATGTGACGTGTGATCAGAAGAGTGGGATGCGAGTGACGATTGAGTTCGAGACGGATTTCCAGGGTGTCATCTACAGTCAGGGTTACTATAACGACCCGAACTGTCGGTACGTGTCGGCAGGTGAGGGTGGACGAACGTTTTCGTTCACTGTGCCCTTCAACGGTTGCGGTAGCAAACCCTCCTGTTCCGTTTGCTCGTCGGTCGATAACGTTCTGGTGATACAAACCGACGAGGATGTTCAAGAAGCATGGGATACGGCGCGTCGTATTTCCTGCAGTCAGATCGAACAGCAACAGAACACAATTTTCTTCAAACCGTTCGTCGTGGATATGCTGGAAGTAGTGAATGTGCCAACTGCAACCGGCGGTGTTGAGTGTTGGATGGATATTCAGCGTGGTTCTTATCCCAACATCTCGCCTATACCGAGCATCATCAAGATAGGCGAAGCACTGAGTGTGTTGGTATATTTGAAGGATACCAAAGGAAGCTATGATGTTGCAGTCAAGGATTGCTACGCTTACGATAGTCCGGATTACGATGCAAGTGGCACTAGAAGACTACAACTTTCCGATAAAAACGGTTGCTCACGAAAGAAGAAGTTGTTTGGTTTATGGGAGAAAACAACCCAAACCGGAAACTCAGGAGCAACGTTGATTTTGCACAACAATATCAAAGCGTTTAAGTTTCCGGATAAAATGCAAGTCTTTTTGAAGTGTGACATCGAAATATGCCGTGGGGGTTGTGGTCCACAAGTATGCAATATCGAAGAGCTAGCCAAGGCTGTCGATAGAACAACAACTACCACACGTAGACCAGCACCGACTGCAACGTTACCAGCTCGTAGAGGAACTCGTCCACCACAAACCGTTCCCGCATCTTTCCCGACACGCGGTCGAAGGCCGGTTTCCACTGTTCCACCGCGTATTTCCGTAACAGAACAAACTTACACCACCGTTCAACCGCGTATTTCTGTAACAGAACAAACTTACCCGACAAGGGCTCCTCAGCAACGAACCCGTCCAACACGTCCCGCTACAAGGGCTCCCGCATATCAGCCATCTACATCGTTCCCTCCACGCCGTAGGACTCGTCCAACAATTTCCACCACTACTGAGTTTGTTTGCACTCCTGGATCAACTGACGTTCGGTGCAATATAATTGTTGTGCCCGACGAACCGGACTGTTCTGGAAGATCTCTAGATCCACGGTGTCAACAAACACAAACGCCCGCTCCCGCCACGACTCCTGCTCCCTTGCGGTGTTTTCCAGGCTCAACAGACCCTCGATGCCCAACTACAGCCCCGGAAACTACACCAGCACCACCTCGATGTTTCCCGGGCTCGAATGATCCACGCTGTCCTGTTCAAGTATCTGAAACAACGTTACGCTGCTTCTCTGGATCTACCGACCCCAGATGTCCCACTACATCTAGACCTACCAGTAGACCAACTGGAAGAGGAACTCGTCCACCTGGACGAGGAACCAGACCTCCACGACCAACCACCGAAGCGCCTACATATATTCCACCAGTTGAAAGTCAAAAAACAACTTCAGCTCCAAATTGCTACCCCGGATCGAGTGATCCCCGTTGCCCCTCACCACCTATTAGTACCACTTCAAGGTCGTTTGTTGAAATCACAACTGCCCCGCCTTGTTTCCCCGGATCAAACGACCTGAGATGTCGAACTCCCGTTCTTCGTTGCACTCCTGGTTCGACCGATCCACGTTGTCCTACATTTTCTCGACCATCGACTAGAGCTCCAGTACCGACTCCCTCGGCTGCACCTCGATGCTATCCTGGATCACCTGACCCACAATGTCCAACAACACCTGCACCTCCCAATTGTTATCCAGGTAGTACCGATCCTCGATGCCCTCAACCCACAACACAACGACCACTACCGCCTATCACACCTGCTCTTCGTTGCTTCCCGGGATCTACGGATCCTCGCTGCCCTACCACTGCTTCACCTACTACACCTGTATTACGGTGCTATCCTGGATCAGACGATCTAAGATGTCCTCGAATTTCAACTGAGCCAGCCACATATCTTCCACCAACTACTACTCCACGACCAgtaccaacgacaacggctgcTCCACAATGCTACCCTGGATCTCCTGACCCCAGATGTCCCCAAACAACCCCAGTTACGCAACCCGCACCACGATGTTTCCCAGGAAGTACGGATATAAGATGTCCTCAAACAACAACTCCTAGACCTACTCAACCAACAACAGTTGCTCCTAGGTGTTTCCCAG GTTCAACTGATCCTCGTTGCCCAACATTACCGCCAACAACCGCTGCTCCACGATGCTATCCTGGCTCAACCGATCCTAGATGTCCTCAACCAACAACTACTCGACCACTTTCAACGACTACCGCTGCTCCAAGATGTTATCCTG GTTCAACTGATCCGCGATGTCCAACGGTTCCTACTACAACTCAAGGTCCCCGTTGCTTCCCAGGTTCTACGGATCCTCGATGTCCACAGACTACAACAACGCCAAGGCCAACCCCACCAACGACGCCAGCGCTTCGATGCTACCCAGGCTCACCTGATCTTAGATGTCCACAAACAACAGCTGCCCCAACTTATTTACCGCCGACGACACAACCAACAGTACCACCTGCGCCCAGATGTTTTCCTG GTTCTCCTGATCCACGGTGCCCGGTCGTACCCTCAACTACTGCTGCTCCACGATGCTATCCAGGTTCTACAGACCCTCGTTGTCCTCAGACTACTACACGTCCAACGACTCCTCCTCCACCACCATGTTATCCAGGAAGCAAAGATCCCAGGTGTCCTCAACCAACCACTCCTCGACCAGTGCCAACAACTACAGCTGGTCCAAGATGCTATTTCGGTTCGACTGACCCCGGATGTCCTACAACACCCAAGCCTACACCACCAACTACACCTGCACTGCGATGCTACCCTG GTTCATCCGACCCACGTTGTCCAACTACACCTCGTTCCACGCCAAGTACCACCGCAGCTCCTAAATGTTATCCTGGTTCCACCGATCCGCGCTGCCCAACCACACCACGCCCAGTTCAGACAACGCCCGCTCTTCGGTGCTATCCTGGATCAACAGACGCACGATGTCCAACTACTCCAAGACCGACGACACAACCCTCAACATATCTTCCTCCAGCACCACAAACAAAAGCTGTTCCTAGATGCTATCCAGGCTCTACTGATCCTAGTTGTCCTGTGCAAACCACTGCAAAGCCTAACTGCTACCCAGGCAGTAATGATCCACGGTGTCCACGACCCGTAACCACTACACCTCGACCTATTCCAACTACGACCGCTGCACCAAACTGTTATCCAG gaTCTTCTGATCCAAGATGTCCAACTACACTGCGGCCTGCACCAACTACGACTGCTCCTCCAAGGTGCTATCCGGGATCAACAGATCCACGCTGTCCAACGACACCTCGTCCAGTGCCTACAACAACAGCCGCCCCGAATTGTTACCCAGGTTCCAACGACCCGCGCTGTCCACGACCAGTTTCTACCACACCAGCGCTGCGTTGCTATCCAGGCTCGAACGATCCACGCTGTCCAACGACTCCTCGTCCAGCGCCTACAACAACAGCCGCTCCGAATTGTTACCCAGGCTCCAACGATCCGCGCTGTCCACGACCAGTTTCTACCACACCAGCGCTGCGTTGCTATCCAGGCTCGAACGATCCACGCTGTCCAACGACTCCTCGTCCAGCGCCTACAACAACAGCCGCTCCGAATTGTTACCCAGGTTCCAACGATCCGCGCTGTCCACGACCAGTTTCTACCACACCAGCGCTGCGTTGCTATCCAGGCTCGAACGATCCACGCTGTCCAACGACTCCTCGTCCAGTGACAACAACGGCGGCTCCGAATTGTTACCCAGGTTCTAATGACCCACGTTGTCCACGACCAGTTTCTACCACACCAGCTTTACGTTGTTATCCGGGATCAACAGATCCACGCTGTCCAACGACGCCCCGTCCGGTACCTACAACAACGGCCGCTCCTAATTGTTACCCAGGTTCCAACGATCCGCGCTGTCCACGACCAGTTTCTACCACACCAGCTCTGCGATGCTATCCGGGATCAACAGATCCACGCTGTCCAACAACTCCTCGTTCAGTGACAACAACGTCGCGACCTGTGTTTACGACACCTCGGCCAACAACTACAGCTGCACCTCGGTGTTATCCGGGATCAACAGATCCACGCTGTCCAACGACGCCCCGTCCGGTACCTACAACAACGGCCGCTCCTAATTGTTACCCAGGTTCCAACGATCCGCGCTGTCCACGACCAGTTTCTACCACACCAGCTTTGCGTTGCTACCCAGGTTCGAACGATCCACGCTGTCCAACGACTCCTCGTCCAGTAACAACAACGTCACGACCTGTATTCACGACACCTCGGGCAACAACTACACCTGCACCTCGGTGTTATCCAGGATCCACAGATCCACGGTGTCCGCCTCCACCAACAACTACACGCAAACCTTGCTATCCTGGTTCTCCTGACCCTGCTTGTCCAAGAGCTTTCGTCACGACCCCACCATCGTCCTGCTATCCAGGTTCACTTGATCCCAACTGTCCACAACCCTACAGACCTAGCAGCACTAATCCTCCAGCTACTTATTTACCACCACTACCAGCAGGACTACGATTGGTTCGGCATTTGAGTGAGGATACGCTGAACGAAATCAACGCACTAGCTGAGCAAGCAGAACCGGTACCGGTAGAGGAAATTTCAATCGAGGAAGACCAAAACGCGACGTTCGAACGTAGAAAACGTGATCTGCCCGAAAGTACCAAGGAAATCATCTCGATTACACTCAGCGTTAGAGGATTTCAGTTTGCGCCACTGAATTGA